TATGGCAGCGCCTCCTGCCCGGGAGTATATGTACCGGCCTCGGGCCGCGACGGGCGGCGGTTGTCGCCGGTGGTGGCGGCAGGGGTTTCCCAGCGTGGACTTCATACGACCGATCCTGCATGTCGCCGGCCTGCTGATCGCCGGCCTCGGCGTTGCGATGCTGATACCGGCGGCGGTGGATGCGGCTTGGGGCGCGCGGGATTGGGAGGCATTCGTCGCCTCGGCGCTGTTCACCTGGCTGGTCGGCTCGCTCACGGTCATCGCCACCCGGCGGCCCGAACCGGTGCGCCTGTCGGTACGTCAGGCCTTCCTGATGACCTCGTTCGTCTGGATCGCCATGTCCGCCTTTTCGGCGCTACCGCTGCTCGGGCTCGGGCTCGACTACGACGACGCCTTCTTCGAGGCGGTGTCGGGTTTCACCACCACCGGCTCGACCGTTCTGACCGGACTCGACGAGCTGCCGCCCGGCATCTTGCTGTGGCGGGCGCTGATGCAATGGATCGGCGGCGTCGGCATCGTCGTGATGGCGATCATCATCCTGCCGTTTCTCCGGGTCGGCGGCATGCAGCTGTTCCATACCGAAAGTTCGGACCAGTCCGAGAAGATCGTCCCGCGCCCCGCCCAGCTGGTCGGCTACATCGTCGCGGTCTATGTCGCTCTGACACTCGCGGCGGCGGTGAGCTTTGCGCTTGCCGGTATGTCGCCATTCGACGCCATGTGCCATGCGATGACAACGCTGTCGACCGGTGGCTTCGCCAATTACGACGCGTCTTTCGGAGCATTCGGCCCCACGGCCCAATGGTTCTGTGTCCTGTTCATGCTCGCCGGCGCGCTGCCGTTCGTGGTCTACATCAAGGCGATCAAGGGCGAGCCGCTCGCCATCTGGAGCGATCCGCAGGTGCGCGTGCTGGTCGCATTCCTGGCGGTGCTCAGCCTGGCGACGGGGATCTGGCTGTCGCGCACCGCGGGCCTCGGCGTCGAGGAGGGTATCCGGCTTGCGACCTTCAACATCGTTTCGGTGGTGACGACGACCGGCTTTGCGTCGGCCGACTATACCCGATGGGGGCCGCCCGCCGAGGGGCTGTTCCTGATCCTGACCTTCGTCGGCGGCTGCGCGGGCTCGACCTCGGGCGGGATCAAGATCTACCGGTTTCAGATCCTGCATCGGGTGGTCGCCGCCCATCTCCGCCGCCTGGCCCGTCCGAGCCGCGTGGTGAGGCTGCAGTATGGAGGACGCCGCCTGCCCGACGATGTGCCGGCCTCGGTCCTTGCCTTTCTCGCGGTCTATATCGGCAGCGTCGCGATGTTCACGCTCGTGCTCGCCATGATGGGGCTCGACATCGTTACCGCGCTGTCGGCGGTGGCCCAGGCGATCGGCAATGTCGGTCCGGGCCTTGGTCCCATCGTCGGTCCGGCCGGCACGTTCGCGCCCTTGCCGGACGCGGCGAAATGGATTCTCGCCGCGGCGATGCTGCTCGGCCGGCTCGAGCTGTTCACGCTGCTCGTTCTGCTCGACCCGGACTTCTGGCGGAGCTAGACGGCATGCGCCGGCAGGGGGGAGATGATTTCGTGGGAGATCCCGACACCGGTCAACTGCAGATGGAGGTCGGACGACGGCGGACGGGGCCGCGGCAGCCGACGTCGGCTTGTGGTCGAGCCTCGGCGCTCTGGTGCGCATCTCGTCCGGGGCGCCCGTCGCATCGGGGGAATCCTCGGGCGATTTCTGCAGGGAAATGATCGAATCCCCGCCGGCGCCGTCTTCGTGCGATACCCCGCCCGGGAGCCAGGAATGCCGCCGCGATCCGAGGCTTGCGCCGCGCGAAGGCGGCATGGTAAGCGGCGGAGCGCCGTGCCGTTCAGACCCTTGGGACCCTCATCAGGACAATGGGACGCGAAGATCCGGTGCACGCCCAGCCGCCGTCTCGGCGCATATGCGTGCTCGTCGTCGGAATGCATCGGTCCGGCACCAGTGCATTGACCCGGGTGCTCAACCTGGTCGGCTGCGATCTCGCCGAGAGGCTCGTCAAGCCATCGCCGAACGACAATGAGCTCGGCTTCTGGGAATCCCGGGCGCTCGTCGATCTGAACGAGGAGATCCTTGCCTCCGCGGGGTCGATGTGGGACGACGCGGCCGCGCTCAACCCGGCGTGGTTCCAATCCCCGAAATGCGTCGAGTTCAAGCGCCGGGCGGCCGAGCTTTTGGCGCGCGAATATGCAAGCTCGTCGCTGTTCGCCCTGAAGGATCCGCGCCTGTGTCGCCTCGCCCGGTTCTGGGGCGACGTGCTGGACGAGGCCAGGATCGAGGCGAAGGTGATTCTGCCGATACGCAATCCGCTCGAAGTGGCGGCGTCGCTCCACAAGCGAAACCATCTTCCGGTGGAAGTGGGCGAACTGGTCTGGCTCCGCCATGTCCTGGAAGGCGAGTTTGGCACCCGCGGCCGGCCGCGCTTCTTTTCGAGCTATGATCGGCTGCTCAGCGATGCGCCCGGACTGATCGACGCGGCGGCCGATGCGCTCGGCCTGGTGTGGCCGCGTCGGACAGACCGCAGCCTCGCGGAGGTCCAGGCATTCCTGTCCCCGCGCCATCGCCATCACGACGCGACGTCGACGGGCGCGCTGGGGACTGCGCTAGTGCCGGCATGGGTTAGGGAGACCTATCGCATCCTGGACGAATGGACGAGAACCGGGGAACGCGCGGCGGACCATCCGATCCTGGACGATGTGCGCGCCGAATTCGATCGCGCCATGGCCGGTCTCGCCCGTGTCGTCGATGGCAGCCGGCAGTCAGCACACCAGGTCCATGCGCTGGCGAAGAAGGCGTCGACAGCGGAGCAGGAGATCGCCGAACTCCGCAGCCGGCTGTCCGAAAGCGAGGCGGTGCGGACGAAGCTGACGGCGGAGGCGGAGACATCCGCCAGCGAGAACGCCGCGCTCGTCAGTCGGCTGTCCGAAAGCGAGGCGGCGCGCAGCCGTCTCGAACGCGAGGCCGAGACGCGCGCCCGCCAGGCGGAGCTGCAAGGTCGCAGCTACGCCGAGAGGATCGCGAAGCTCGAGGAACAGGTTCGGCAGCTGCACGAGGCGCAGGGACGGCTGCGGCGCGAGGCGCAGCAGCAGGTCCGGGAGAAGACCGACGAGATCGTCGTCCTGACCAGGCTGCTGCAGCAGGCAGAAACCACTGCCGCCCGAGGCCTTGAGGCGGCGCGCAGAGACGCCCGGAGAGCCGAGGCCCGGTCGCGATGGGCAATGGACGTCCTGACCCTCGTCCTCGACAGCGGTCTGACGAGGTTTGCCCGGTGGGGGCGACTGTTGCCGGGCCCCTGGGGCCGCAAGCGCCTATCGGCACGGCTGCGGGCAAGCGACCTGTTCGATGCCGATGCCTATCTCGCGGAAAATCCGGATGTCGCGAGAGCGGGCGTCGATCCGCTGCGACACTATGTCCGGCATGGCATCGCGGAAGGGCGGAAGGGGCCCTGTCGGACGATGCCGTCGATCCGGTTGGCGAGAAGGAGCACGGAACGTGACGGAACCGACTGCCGAACTCGTGACGATCATCCGGCAATCCGCCCTCTTCGACGAGGCATGGTATCTCGCCCGCTATCCCGACGTTGGGCGGCTCGGCATGGACCCCGCCGCGCACTATCTCTGGCTTGGCGCCCGTCTCGGGCGGGATCCTTCGCCGCGATTCGATACTTCGGCCTATCTCGACGCCTATCCGGACGTCGCCGCCGCCGGCGTCAATCCGCTCGTGCACTTCGAACTGCACGGGCGCTCCGAGGGGCGGTCTGAAGGACTCGCGAAGGCTGCGCCGGATCGGTTCGATCCGCTCTGAAGCAGGATCGTTTCGGGCTGAATCGTGAATTCCCAGGTGCAGTGAGCTGTGATTCAGCATGGATGCTGGAGCAGGAGGCCCGCATTCATGGGAAGACCTCTCTCTGATGGGGCTCGGGAGCGGGTGGTTGCAGGCGTTGCCGCCCGGGGGTGAAGCGCCCGGTTCTGGTCGCGCGGGGACCAGCCGGACCACGCGGCGATGGAAGCGGCAGGCATCCAGTTGCGGCCGGCACAGAAGAACGGGTGGTCAACGAAGTCCACCACTTGCCGGCGCATGTTCCTGCCGCGCTCTGCTGGCACCTGCCGGATAGCGGATCGGGCGCCGCAAAAATCTTATTGATTTTCAGAGGATTCTGCTGGTGCCCATGGCGTGGATTGAACACGCGACCTCTCCCTTACCAAGGGAGTGCTCTACCACTGAGCTACATGGGCGCCGGAAAGCGGAGTGGAAACTGCCATAGCGCCGGGGCGAGCGCAAGCGCGTAAACCGCATGGCCGCAGGCATGGCCGGCCGGTTGTCCGACCGTGCCCGCCGCCGGGCGTCACAGGCGTGACAGGTGCCGCGATGGCGTGCGTCCCGTCGGCCACTTCTGTTTCCACCCTGCGGTCGGCTAGACTTGGAATGGACGGGAGGCAACGCGATGACCGGACGGGACGACGGAGCACGGGATGGAGCGGGCGATGGTGCCGACGAGCCCGATCGGGGCAGCGCGCGGGCGGCACGTTCCCGGCGGCTTTCGGATGCGCTCCGGCGCAATCTGCTGCGGCGCAAGGCCCAGGCGCGGGCGCGTGGCCTCGCGCACGGAGCGCGCGTGCGCGCTGCGGGACAGGAGACCGCGGCGGCAACAGACGGTGAAGGTCCCGTATCGGATGGCAGCGCATGAAGC
The DNA window shown above is from Tepidamorphus gemmatus and carries:
- a CDS encoding TrkH family potassium uptake protein, which translates into the protein MDFIRPILHVAGLLIAGLGVAMLIPAAVDAAWGARDWEAFVASALFTWLVGSLTVIATRRPEPVRLSVRQAFLMTSFVWIAMSAFSALPLLGLGLDYDDAFFEAVSGFTTTGSTVLTGLDELPPGILLWRALMQWIGGVGIVVMAIIILPFLRVGGMQLFHTESSDQSEKIVPRPAQLVGYIVAVYVALTLAAAVSFALAGMSPFDAMCHAMTTLSTGGFANYDASFGAFGPTAQWFCVLFMLAGALPFVVYIKAIKGEPLAIWSDPQVRVLVAFLAVLSLATGIWLSRTAGLGVEEGIRLATFNIVSVVTTTGFASADYTRWGPPAEGLFLILTFVGGCAGSTSGGIKIYRFQILHRVVAAHLRRLARPSRVVRLQYGGRRLPDDVPASVLAFLAVYIGSVAMFTLVLAMMGLDIVTALSAVAQAIGNVGPGLGPIVGPAGTFAPLPDAAKWILAAAMLLGRLELFTLLVLLDPDFWRS
- a CDS encoding sulfotransferase family protein, with protein sequence MLVVGMHRSGTSALTRVLNLVGCDLAERLVKPSPNDNELGFWESRALVDLNEEILASAGSMWDDAAALNPAWFQSPKCVEFKRRAAELLAREYASSSLFALKDPRLCRLARFWGDVLDEARIEAKVILPIRNPLEVAASLHKRNHLPVEVGELVWLRHVLEGEFGTRGRPRFFSSYDRLLSDAPGLIDAAADALGLVWPRRTDRSLAEVQAFLSPRHRHHDATSTGALGTALVPAWVRETYRILDEWTRTGERAADHPILDDVRAEFDRAMAGLARVVDGSRQSAHQVHALAKKASTAEQEIAELRSRLSESEAVRTKLTAEAETSASENAALVSRLSESEAARSRLEREAETRARQAELQGRSYAERIAKLEEQVRQLHEAQGRLRREAQQQVREKTDEIVVLTRLLQQAETTAARGLEAARRDARRAEARSRWAMDVLTLVLDSGLTRFARWGRLLPGPWGRKRLSARLRASDLFDADAYLAENPDVARAGVDPLRHYVRHGIAEGRKGPCRTMPSIRLARRSTERDGTDCRTRDDHPAIRPLRRGMVSRPLSRRWAARHGPRRALSLAWRPSRAGSFAAIRYFGLSRRLSGRRRRRRQSARALRTARALRGAV